CCTATTGGAAGCAGCACGTTTCTAGTCTTGGGTCAAGGTTTACTTTTCGGGTTTTAGCCCAAAGGTCGAGCCCGAGCCCAAGTCCAACATCTGCAGTCTTTCGAGTCCAACATCTGGAAGATGTCTGTGACTTAGGCACAATTTGGAACTCGGGAAGGTGGCCTCTTCTCATTTTTGATTGTGGGATGTCAATTTTCAGCTCCAGtaaattttttgaaagaaaaaacaaaacaaaacaaaaaagacaaAGATTGATTAATTGAGAATTGGTTTTGCACATAGCCAAAGGAAAAAGATTCGGCCAACGTTGACCgattttgattttccttttcctgTGAATCTAATCGAAGTTGTGCTTGGACAGAGATGGAGCTTTTCTCTGCTGAGTGCTGACTAACAAGGCTCTTACTGCCTACCAATATTTTGTCCTGCCCCTAAATCATTTTTCCGCTGTACCAAAAACGGAAATCACTACTTTCTGTGCCTTCTTTGACCAATTTCGAGGCCAAAATTCAGTGATTACACAATACATccgcttttcttttttgtatgaATTTGGTCATTTTTCACCTTGTCAGTGGCAGCTACCAAGCAAAAACTAGCTTGGTTCATTCAATGATCATTAAATCTCAATTTCTTTTTCTGTGTTTCGGGAGCTACTAGTCTAAAGATGTTTGCATAGAGCATCCATTTCAGAAAATGGGATAAAGATAAGATCTAAATGGTGATTTCACCAAAGATTTTAAATATGATAAAAACAACTGAACCACTCTGCTAATGCATTCAGtagcagaaaaaaaaatcataaacagCCTAGAAGGCCAGTCCCTCCGAAATGCAACGAGGGAAAAAAATGCACCCAAATATCAAAGAGAAAAGAGGAGGGGACAAACAAAAAACCGTAGGATATAGGCCTGCAAAATTGTAGGATGTAATCTGCCAAGCCGTAATTTGTCAAGACAATAGGTGGTAAATCTTCGAAGACTACAGTCCTTTTGCAATAGGAAGGCTCGAAGGTTTTTATCAAAACTACTGTCAAACAAGCTAACATATGTCTGAGCAAAACCAATGAAGAAGTAAACACAAATTTAAAGGATTTGCTCAAAACTTACCCAAAAACAAACTAACAACTTAATCCTTCATGTCTCGTGAATCTCTCTGTACACCAAGGCAACCAAACTTGGGTTTCTTCCATTAAACGGGGTAATGGAATTAGGACTACTCATTTCCTGATcagaaaaaattaattcttcATGCAAAGATCAACAATTCTTTCAGCAAGCTCTGTTTCATCTCTGCTTTCTCCTACCAACTTCTCTACTTGGGTTCTGGGCAGCCTCATCTTAACCTGAACAGGCCCTGCTGGATTTTGTCTCTGAACCGAAACATCAGAGCCTGATCTTCTTGACAACATCAGGCACTCGAGCCGGTCCTTAGCGTTCATGTGAACAGCAGACCTTGCTCTCCTTGGCGCTCTTTCTTCGGGCAGCTTTGGCAATTCCACAAGAAAATATATCTTCTTGGGCTTCAACTCTTCTCGAGGCTCCAATGGCTTTGCTCTGATCCCATGTCGCTTTACTGCTTCTGATTCCAACAAAACATGACCCGGGTAGTCCTTAACCACATCAAAAGCTAATACAGGTGTTTTCAGTTTGAAGGTTTCACCGGAAATCTTCATTACCTTTGCCTTCTTTCTTCCTCCTGCTCCTGTAATATTGTTGCCCATTTCTCTTAAAATTTATGAACCAATGAATCTCACTAAATAATTATCCCACGCAGAGTTAAATAATGTACTCCGGGGGGTAG
The genomic region above belongs to Coffea arabica cultivar ET-39 chromosome 7c, Coffea Arabica ET-39 HiFi, whole genome shotgun sequence and contains:
- the LOC113698662 gene encoding uncharacterized protein At1g66480-like produces the protein MGNNITGAGGRKKAKVMKISGETFKLKTPVLAFDVVKDYPGHVLLESEAVKRHGIRAKPLEPREELKPKKIYFLVELPKLPEERAPRRARSAVHMNAKDRLECLMLSRRSGSDVSVQRQNPAGPVQVKMRLPRTQVEKLVGESRDETELAERIVDLCMKN